A part of Drosophila ananassae strain 14024-0371.13 chromosome 2R, ASM1763931v2, whole genome shotgun sequence genomic DNA contains:
- the LOC6506407 gene encoding MRN complex-interacting protein, producing MSGQVCVLQCNQCKMYQGSMVKKAKKWDCKICGQKQDLITEIFRGSGPECRAKVQLLNLERGKREEQRNNTLVHTAHIHSNQISDEDNPGSENIPQEKKTSKWDSYVDEPLEARPRGCTQTHQDEDMELAEGLPMNFNKSKRRVPRSLKRPAESEPLVVKRSSKWDDFV from the exons ATGTCAGGCCAAGTTTGCGTTTTACAATGTAACCAATGCAAAATGTACCAG GGAAGCATGGTCAAGAAAGCCAAGAAATGGGATTGTAAAATTTGCGGACAAAAACAAGATCTGATTACGGAGATCTTCCGAGGATCTGGGCCAGAGTGCCGGGCCAAGGTGCAGCTTCTGAATTTGGAGCGCGGAAAGCGAGAGGAACAGCGAAATAATACTTTAGTTCACACAGCCCATATCCATTCCAACCAAATCTCAGATGAAGATAACCCTGGCTCTGAAAACATTCCGCAGGAAAAGAAAACCAGCAAGTGGGATAGCTATGTGGATGAACCCTTGGAGGCTAGACCGAGAGGTTGCACCCAAACCCACCAAGATGAGGACATGGAACTAGCCGAAGGCCTTCCCATGAACTTTAACAAATCCAAAAGGAGAGTCCCCCGATCCTTGAAACGTCCTGCTGAAAGTGAACCCCTTGTGGTCAAGAGAAGCTCCAAATGGGATGATTTTGTATGA